In one Halosimplex halophilum genomic region, the following are encoded:
- a CDS encoding DUF3311 domain-containing protein — protein MNERMRVVGWAAVAVALAALSVPWFMWGADGVVAGLPVWVAYHVGWLCLVAVVLWAFTRRAWGLGVEGVGRDG, from the coding sequence ATGAACGAGCGCATGCGGGTGGTCGGCTGGGCAGCGGTGGCGGTCGCGCTGGCGGCGCTGTCGGTCCCGTGGTTCATGTGGGGCGCCGACGGCGTCGTCGCGGGACTGCCGGTGTGGGTCGCCTACCACGTCGGCTGGCTCTGTCTGGTCGCGGTCGTCCTCTGGGCGTTCACGCGGCGCGCCTGGGGGCTCGGCGTCGAGGGGGTGGGTCGCGATGGCTGA